GAGGGCGCGCGGCAGCTCTTCGGTTCCGCGTTTCCAGCGCTCGCGATGAATAATCCACCATTGCAGTTCCAGGCGCGCGACGCGATCCACGTCGAACGGAATGTCGCTTATCTGGCGAATCGCGCCGTAGAACTTGACCAGCTCCGGCAGGGCCTTTTCATAGTCAGCCTGGGTCTTACCGTCTTTGAAAGCAAAAGCCGCGTTGGCGGCGTAGTAAGCAACCTGGTTCGAGCGAACCAGCGGCATGTGATATTGCGTGCGCAGCAGTTCCGACAACTGATTAAAAAGCTGCACTTGCTTCTTGTCATAGTACGAACGCCACATCGCGGTCTCGAGCCGCGCCACCTCGTTCGGATCGAACTCGCGCATCTTCGCCGTGCGCGGGTAATACAGGTCGTACAGTAATGCGCCGACCAGCAGCGCCAGCACGATGGCAATCGAACGAAACACAATGCGTCTCATTTAACTGAGTAGTCCAACTTGTACGTTGCGTTGCCACGCGTCGAGCCGACTGCGATCAGGTACCTTCCATCGGACGGAATCTTGCCAGAGAACTTCGTCGCGTCATCCATTTCACCGGCGCCGGGCAATGTCCCGTTCTCGCCGGGAAGATAGACCTGAAAGACCGCATTGTTTTCGTCAGAGGTGATGTTCACCTCCAGAGTCTGACCGGCTTTTGCCTCCACTATGTGCCGCGTTTTCTCGCCGCGTGCGGTTGAGCCATGTACGACGCCGCTACGCGCGTGGGAGGGTCCTTGTCTGGTGCAGCCATCGACGAAAACAGACACTAGTGTCAGCAATGTGAAATAAGCTGTTGCTCGTTGCATCATGTTCGCCGTGTCAGTATCCCGACAAATCGTGATAGCGACCGGAAAGCGACGTGTTGAGACTCACCTGATCCCGTCGCTATGCTGCGCACCCTCACCGAACCTCTCCCAAACGGAGAGGAGCTAACGCTCCGGGTACTGACCGCACGCGAGCGTTCTACACCTCGTAAGGATCCTTGTCGGTGAGATACGCGATCAACTCTACCCGATTTGTCTTAGTGTCCAGCCAATGCCGGATGCGTTTGATTTCTTCGTAGTCTTCTTCGCCGAACCGATCAACATAGATTTGCTGCAAACGCTTCTTTCGCTGCTCGCGCTGCGCGCCCGCCTGCCAGAACTGAGTGAGGATGCCGTGCAGATCGTCGTGAAGATTGCGCTTCTTCAGCGCTTCCCATTCGTTGCGGTCCAGCCAAATGCCTTTGCAGCCGGCGCAATGATCGACCGAGAAGTCGAGCCCGCGCCCGACCAGGTACTTCACCATGCGAAAGCGACATTCCGGACAATCAACCGGCACTCCCGGTTCGGCCAGCGAAAGCGTTTCCTCTTCATGCAGCTGCTCCGCGCGGTCCGTGGCATGCTCTTCGACCCAGGCCCAATACTCTTTGCCGCGAATCCAGTGGCCTTCGCATTCGTAACAACTGAACGACGAGAGATTCGGCTCCAGCTCGGTGCGCAAAAGTTCGGCGTTTTTATCGACCGGGCAATTCAATTTATTTTTGGAATCCATAAAGCTTGAAGATTATTGAAAGCGAAAGGGCGGCAACTCTCTGATTGATCCTGGCGAGAGCATCCACGGCCCCATTTCATAAACGATCCGGTGAACGCAGTTGGGTTGGACGACAACGTTGATTGACGCATCACCACACGTCGGCATCCACAAGTAGTGAAAAAAGATCCTCACGTTGTGCAAGCCGCCGGCCGTGGGAAAGCTGTGTATGCCCCAGGCGCGTCGCGTCGCCTCACCATCAATGATGATAGTCGGCGTGCACGCGTAAAGAATAAACGAGAGGGGAAAGAAACTGGTTTCAATCTGAATGCCGGTCCAGGGTTGTTGTGCGGACATGTTCGTCTCCCGCGTTTAGGACTGGGTAGCGGTTGCGTGGGATTCCGCCGGCGCCGGCTTCCAACGAAGCACTGGCTTGCGCGCGGCCGCGGCTTCATCGAGGCGTCCGATGCGAGTCGAGTGCGGCGCGTTTAAAACGAGTTCCGGATCCTCCAAAGCTTCCTTCGCAATCGAACGCATGGCCTCGATGAATTGATCGAGTTCCTGATGGCCGACTGATTCCGTCGGCTCGATGAGCATGGCTCCGGAAACGATCAACGGAAAATAAATTGTCATCGGGTGGAAGCCGTAATCGATCAGACGCTTGGCAATGTCGAGCGTGTGCACGCCTTTTCGCGCCTGGCGTTTGTCGGTGAAGACGACTTCGTGCATCGGCGCGCCATCGAAGGGTTTTTCGTAATCTGACACCAGGCCATGCGCGATGTAGCGCGCATTCAGCACTGCGGCCTCAGTCGCTTCGCGCAATCCGTCTCGTCCGTGCGTCAGGATGTAAGCGAGCGCGCGCAGCATCATGCCGTAGTTTCCGTAGAACGCTTTCACGCGGCCGATCGATTGCGGGTAGTTGAAATCCAATTTGAAGACCCGGTCGCTACCGCTCCCGGTACTGACTTCACCATTGCTCAGTTGAACAATCCGCGGCACCGGCAAGAACGGTTCGAGCTCTTTGGTGCAGCAGCAAGGGCCTGAACCCGGACCACCGCCGCCGTGCGGTGTCGAAAAAGTCTTGTGCAGATTCAGATGGATTACATCGACGCCCATGTCCCCGGGTCGCGCCACACCGACCAGCGCGTTCATGTTCGCGCCGTCCATGTAAACCAAACCGCCGGCGTCGTGAACGATGTCGCAAATCTGT
The sequence above is drawn from the Pyrinomonadaceae bacterium genome and encodes:
- the gcvPB gene encoding aminomethyl-transferring glycine dehydrogenase subunit GcvPB, yielding MSITKVTSHISPNEQLIFERSQPGRAGFSLPPLDVDETPLEEMIPRELQRDDALAGMPEVTEVDVIRHFTRISTWNYSIDLGMYPLGSCTMKYNSRLNEKVARIAGFANLHPLAAEAEAQGALEVIYELQQHLAEITGLPGISLQPAAGAHGEMTGIMIIRAFIDARDGKEKSAQRRTMLIPDSAHGTNPASAHLSGFTVKTIKSTAEGLTDLDHLRELCAHGEVAGLMLTNPNTLGLFEKNIQQICDIVHDAGGLVYMDGANMNALVGVARPGDMGVDVIHLNLHKTFSTPHGGGGPGSGPCCCTKELEPFLPVPRIVQLSNGEVSTGSGSDRVFKLDFNYPQSIGRVKAFYGNYGMMLRALAYILTHGRDGLREATEAAVLNARYIAHGLVSDYEKPFDGAPMHEVVFTDKRQARKGVHTLDIAKRLIDYGFHPMTIYFPLIVSGAMLIEPTESVGHQELDQFIEAMRSIAKEALEDPELVLNAPHSTRIGRLDEAAAARKPVLRWKPAPAESHATATQS
- a CDS encoding zf-TFIIB domain-containing protein, with product MDSKNKLNCPVDKNAELLRTELEPNLSSFSCYECEGHWIRGKEYWAWVEEHATDRAEQLHEEETLSLAEPGVPVDCPECRFRMVKYLVGRGLDFSVDHCAGCKGIWLDRNEWEALKKRNLHDDLHGILTQFWQAGAQREQRKKRLQQIYVDRFGEEDYEEIKRIRHWLDTKTNRVELIAYLTDKDPYEV